The Chlorocebus sabaeus isolate Y175 chromosome 16, mChlSab1.0.hap1, whole genome shotgun sequence genome window below encodes:
- the SECTM1 gene encoding secreted and transmembrane protein 1 isoform X1 — protein MQTCPLVFPGPVSWPFGALLLLAASLSAQNEGWDSPVCTAEVVSVSRGENAVMSCNISNAFSRVIIKLRAQGQESTIFNAVAPGYFSREGWRLHVQGGVAQLVIKGTRDSHAGLYTWHLVGRQRNNRQVTLEVSGAEPQSTPDAGSWPVPVVVTAVFILLVLTVMFAWYRCRCSQQRQEGQNLEFPSQGNLLPWEVGSTSSRLKTKMKVFLEPQPSEWEYSRA, from the exons ATGCAGACCTGCCCCCTGGTGTTCCCCGGCCCCGTTTCCTGGCCCTTTGGGGCCCTCCTGCTCCTGGCTGCCTCCTTGAGTGCTCAGAATGAAG GTTGGGACAGCCCCGTCTGCACAGCGGAGGTGGTCTCTGTGTCTCGGGGCGAGAACGCCGTCATGTCCTGCAACATATCCAACGCCTTCTCCCGTGTCATCATCAAGCTGCGTGCCCAGGGGCAGGAGAGCACTATCTTCAATGCGGTGGCCCCAGGCTACTTCTCCCGGGAGGGCTGGCGGCTCCACGTTCAGGGAGGCGTGGCCCAGCTGGTGATCAAAGGCACCCGGGACTCCCACGCTGGGCTGTACACCTGGCACCTCGTGGGACGCCAGAGAAATAACAGACAAGTCACGCTGGAGGTTTCAG GAGCAGAACCCCAGTCCACCCCCGACGCTGGGTCCTGGCCTGTGCCTGTGGTGGTCACTGCTGTCTTCATCCTCTTGGTTCTTACGGTCATGTTCGCCTGGTACAGGTGCCGCTGTTCCCAGCAACGCCAGGAG GGACAGAACCTGGAGTTTCCGAGCCAAGGGAACCTCTTGCCGTGGGAAGTGGGTTCGACCTCCAGCAGGCTCAAAACCAAG ATGAAGGTCTTCCTAGAACCCCAGCCCTCAGAGTGGGAGTACAGCAGGGCCTGA
- the SECTM1 gene encoding secreted and transmembrane protein 1 isoform X2, which produces MQTCPLVFPGPVSWPFGALLLLAASLSAQNEGWDSPVCTAEVVSVSRGENAVMSCNISNAFSRVIIKLRAQGQESTIFNAVAPGYFSREGWRLHVQGGVAQLVIKGTRDSHAGLYTWHLVGRQRNNRQVTLEVSGAEPQSTPDAGSWPVPVVVTAVFILLVLTVMFAWYRCRCSQQRQEDSLEGSMAGHVVSIRDRTWSFRAKGTSCRGKWVRPPAGSKPR; this is translated from the exons ATGCAGACCTGCCCCCTGGTGTTCCCCGGCCCCGTTTCCTGGCCCTTTGGGGCCCTCCTGCTCCTGGCTGCCTCCTTGAGTGCTCAGAATGAAG GTTGGGACAGCCCCGTCTGCACAGCGGAGGTGGTCTCTGTGTCTCGGGGCGAGAACGCCGTCATGTCCTGCAACATATCCAACGCCTTCTCCCGTGTCATCATCAAGCTGCGTGCCCAGGGGCAGGAGAGCACTATCTTCAATGCGGTGGCCCCAGGCTACTTCTCCCGGGAGGGCTGGCGGCTCCACGTTCAGGGAGGCGTGGCCCAGCTGGTGATCAAAGGCACCCGGGACTCCCACGCTGGGCTGTACACCTGGCACCTCGTGGGACGCCAGAGAAATAACAGACAAGTCACGCTGGAGGTTTCAG GAGCAGAACCCCAGTCCACCCCCGACGCTGGGTCCTGGCCTGTGCCTGTGGTGGTCACTGCTGTCTTCATCCTCTTGGTTCTTACGGTCATGTTCGCCTGGTACAGGTGCCGCTGTTCCCAGCAACGCCAGGAG GACTCCCTGGAGGGCAGCATGGCAGGGCATGTGGTCTCCATCAGGGACAGAACCTGGAGTTTCCGAGCCAAGGGAACCTCTTGCCGTGGGAAGTGGGTTCGACCTCCAGCAGGCTCAAAACCAAG ATGA